A single region of the Oreochromis niloticus isolate F11D_XX linkage group LG19, O_niloticus_UMD_NMBU, whole genome shotgun sequence genome encodes:
- the sos2 gene encoding son of sevenless homolog 2, which yields MQPQQIYDFSSDENSHKWRGLFVQALRKVQKQVHPNLTAKEDALQYIEELILQLLNMLCVAQPRTVQDVDERVQKTFPHPIDKWAIADAQSAIEKRRRRHPLLLPVDKIHPLLKEVLGYKVDYHVSLYIVAVLEYISADILKLAGNYVGNIRHFEITQQDIKVSMCADKVLMDMFDQEEDIGLMSQCAEEPLSSGELTYDDLVRLEIAEERQYLRELDLIVKVFRRHFLHSKVFTNEDVEVVFSNILDIHELTVKLLGLIEDAVEMTADGSPHPLVGSCFEDLAEEQAFDPYETLSQDILGGEFHSHFNSLMARPTVGLYFQSVTEGFKEAVQYILPQLMMVPVYHCMHYFELLQQLQERSEDLDDRECLKQALTALLNLQSSMERIYAKHQPRRKPGEPMYRLYSRQIRSKQLAIKRMNEIQKSIDGWEGKDIGQCCSEFILEGPLIRAGAKHERHNFLFDGLMISCKANQSSRLPGAGSGAEFRLKEKFVLRKVSITDREDSPELRNAFELVAKDDTRAVFCARTAEEKEAWMAALVTLQYRSTLDRMLDTELQQEEQAQPLRLPSPEVYRFAVQDSEENIVFEDKVQSKTGIPIIKAGTVDKLIERLTYHMYADPNFVRTFLTTYRSFCKPHEFLTLLIDRLTIPDPEPTDEDRQILMTSDHPMVAQLQRFRKEYVQPVQLRVLNVFRQWVEHHFYDFENDAELRSRLEEYFTTKIQLRGKSMRKWVESINKIIRRKMQPQTNGVSPSITFESSPPPIEWHICRSGQLELFDLMTLHPIEIARQLTLIESELYRAVRPSELVGSVWTKEDKEKHSPNLLRMIRHTTNLTLWFEKCIVETMNLEERVAVFTRVIEILQVFQELNNFNGVLEVLSAINSVAVYRLDHTYEAIPERKRKILEEAAELSKDHFKKYLAKLKSINPPCVPFFGIYLTNILKTEEGNPDFLKRHGKDLINFSKRRKVAEITGEIQQYQNQPYCLKVEPEMRKFFENLNPMGNMSEKEFTDYLFRKSLEIEPRNCRQPPRFPRKTVYSLKSPGIRPVRTSTSGTLKGHPVPLERDPPHKITFRSINENDSESLVSVPTSPNTPTPPQSATPDFSSVFTEHDQLSNSYGGSSNSIFAPVLLFTGKLQSASCGSLHHLGEELKPPPLPPRRKDTMSDTKLSSRSDSPPAIPPRVPPPLHRNQPRPPVYNGPPTDGPLPSPPPPPPPRDPIPDTPPPVPQRPPEIFINYPVNQPSPVGRYTWDYGSSPSSPNTPPSTPSPRIARRGCSLSASQNSLCPLSIPTSAPPVPPRYNSSPHLPKLPPKTYKREPLQAPVQSLSLVENTDSSH from the exons ATGCAGCCCCAGCAGATATACGACTTTTCAAGTGACGAGAATAGTCACAAATGGAGAGGCCTCTTCGTGCAAGCTCTACGAAAG GTACAGAAGCAGGTCCACCCAAACCTGACAGCAAAAGAGGATGCCCTCCAGTATATCGAGGAGCTGATCTTGCAGCTTCTCAACATGCTGTGTGTGGCCCAGCCTCGCACTGTACAAGATGTAGAC GAACGCGTCCAGAAAACTTTCCCCCACCCTATAGATAAGTGGGCAATTGCAGATGCCCAGTCAGCCATTGAGAAACGCAGGAGAAGACACCCCTTACTACTTCCTGTGGATAAGATACACCCATTGCTCAAG GAGGTTTTGGGCTACAAAGTGGACTACCATGTGTCCCTATACATTGTGGCAGTGCTTGAATACATATCAGCAGATATACTGAAACTGGCAGGAAACTATGTTGGCAACATTCGGCACTTTGAAATCACCCAGCAAGACATCAAAGTGTCCATGTGTGCAGACAAA GTGTTGATGGACATGTTTGACCAAGAGGAGGATATTGGGTTGATGTCGCAGTGTGCAGAGGAGCCCTTGTCCTCGGGGGAGCTCACGTATGATGATCTGGTGAGGCTTGAAATCGCAGAGGAGCGGCAGTacctgagagagctggacctcaTTGTCAAAGTGTTCCGCAGACACTTCCTTCACTCCAAAGTTTTCACAAACGAG GATGTCGAGGTGGTCTTCAGTAACATCCTAGACATCCACGAGTTGACTGTGAAGCTGCTCGGGTTGATTGAGGACGCTGTTGAGATGACTGCTGATGGCAGCCCCCATCCGTTGGTGGGCAGCTGCTTTGAAGATCTGGCGGAG gAGCAGGCCTTCGATCCCTACGAGACTTTGTCTCAAGACATCCTCGGCGGGGAATTTCATTCACATTTCAACAGCTTGATGGCACGACCAACAGTTGGCCTCTACTTCCAG tCAGTTACAGAAGGCTTTAAAGAAGCTGTGCAATATATCCTTCCCCAGCTGATGATGGTCCCAGTGTACCACTGTATGCACTACTTTGAGCTACTGCAG CAACTTCAAGAGCGCAGTGAAGACCTAGACGACAGAGAATGTCTGAAACAGGCGCTTACAGCTCTGCTTAACCTGCAGTCTAGCATGGAGCGAATTTATGCCAAACACCAGCCTCGACGTAAACCTGG TGAGCCAATGTATCGTCTGTATAGCAGGCAGATTCGTAGCAAACAGCTAGCCATCAAACGCATGAACGAGATCCAGAAAAGCATCGACGGCTGGGAGGGGAAAGACATCGGTCAGTGCTGCAGCGAGTTCATCTTGGAGGGCCCGCTTATACGTGCAGGTGCTAAACACGAGAGACACAACTTCCTTTTTGATGGCCTGATGATCAGCTGTAAGGCCAATCAGAGTTCACGGCTCCCGGGAGCGGGTAGCGGGGCGGAGTTCCGTCTGAAAGAGAAGTTTGTTCTGAGGAAGGTCAGCATTACGGACCGCGAGGACTCGCCAGAGCTGCGGAACGCCTTTGAACTGGTAGCCAAAGATGATACCCGTGCCGTTTTCTGTGCTCGGACAGCAGAGGAGAAGGAAGCGTGGATGGCGGCGCTGGTGACTCTGCAATACCGGTCTACTTTAGATCGCATGTTGGACACGGAGCTGCAGCAAGAGGAGCAGGCACAGCCTCTAAGACTGCCCTCTCCAGAGGTGTACCGTTTTGCAGTGCAGGACTCTGAGGAGAATATAGTGTTTGAGGACAAAGTGCAGAGCAAAACAGGAATCCCCATCATTAAAGCCGGCACAGTGGACAAGCTCATAGAGAGGCTCACATACCATATGTATGCTG ATCCCAATTTTGTTCGCACATTTCTTACCACATACCGATCATTCTGCAAGCCGCACGAGTTTCTCACCCTGCTGATAGACAG GCTTACGATTCCTGATCCAGAACCAACAGACGAAGACAGACAGATACTGATGACCAGTGATCATCCGATGGTAGCCCAGCTCCAAAGGTTCCGAAAGGAATATGTGCAGCCGGTCCAACTCAG GGTTCTCAATGTTTTCCGTCAGTGGGTTGAACATCATTTCTACGACTTTGAGAACGACGCAGAGCTTAGAAGTCGATTAGAAGAATACTTCACCACCAAAATTCAACTGCGAG gcaAGTCCATGAGAAAATGGGTGGAGTCCATCAATAAGATCATCAGGAGAAAGATGCAGCCTCAGACAAACGGCGTCAGTCCCAGCATCACATTTGAGAGCTCGCCTCCTCCCATCGAGTGGCACATCTGCAGAAGCGGCCAACTGGAGTTGTTTGACCTCATGACCCTTCACCCCATAGAGATTGCACGTCAGCTGACACTGATCGAGTCTGAGCTGTACAG AGCTGTTCGGCCCTCCGAGCTGGTCGGCAGCGTCTGGACCAAAGAGGACAAAGAGAAGCACTCTCCAAACTTGCTCCGCATGATTCGCCACACTACCAACCTTACTCTGTGGTTCGAGAA GTGTATTGTAGAGACAATGAACCTGGAAGAGAGGGTGGCGGTGTTCACACGGGTCATAGAGATTCTGCAGGTTTTCCAGGAGCTCAATAACTTCAACGGTGTGCTGGAGGTGCTCAGTGCCATCAACTCTGTTGCAGTCTACAGACTCGATCACACCTATGAG GCAATACcagagaggaaaaggaaaatcCTGGAAGAGGCTGCAGAACTGAGCAAGGACCATTTTAAGAAATACTTGGCTAAACTCAAGTCGATAAACCCACCCTGTGTGCCTTTCTTTG GTATCTATTTAACCAACATACTGAAGACGGAGGAAGGCAACCCAGACTTCCTGAAACGCCACGGGAAGGATCTGATCAACTTCAGCAAGAGGAGGAAAGTGGCGGAAATCACAGGAGAGATCCAGCAGTATCAGAACCAGCCCTACTGTCTGAAAGTGGAGCCCGAGATGAGG AAATTTTTCGAGAACCTGAACCCGATGGGTAACATGAGCGAGAAGGAGTTTACTGACTACCTGTTCAGAAAGTCTCTGGAAATAGAGCCTCGGAATTGCAGGCAGCCTCCTCGATTT CCCAGGAAGACCGTGTACAGTCTGAAATCCCCGGGTATCCGCCCGGTGCGAACGTCTACCTCTGGCACCCTAAAGGGCCACCCTGTCCCCCTGGAGAGGGATCCCCCACATAAGATCACCTTCCGCAGTATCAATGAGAACGATTCGGAGTCGCTGGTTTCGGTGCCCACCTCTCCGAACACGCCCACTCCCCCACAGTCGGCCACTCCTGACTTTAGCTCAGTTTTCACAGAGCACGACCAGCTCAGCAACTCCTACGGCG GTAGTAGTAACTCCATATTTGCTCCAGTTCTCCTGTTTACTGGAA AGTTACAGTCTGCGTCTTGTGGTAGCCTCCACCACCTCGGAGAGGAGCTAAAGCCACCACCTCTGCCGCCTCGAAGGAAAGACACCATGTCGGACACTAAA CTGAGCTCCAGGTCCGACAGCCCTCCCGCCATCCCTCCCCGGGTGCCGCCTCCTCTGCACAGGAACCAGCCTCGACCCCCAGTCTACAACGGCCCTCCCACCGATGGCCCCCTGCCCagccctcctcctccaccaccaccccGCGACCCCATCCCAGACACGCCTCCCCCGGTGCCCCAGCGACCCCCGGAGATCTTCATCAACTACCCTGTCAACCAGCCTTCGCCCGTGGGCCGATATACCTGGGATTACGGCAGCTCGCCCAGTTCCCCAAACACGCCACCCAGCACACCGTCCCCTCGCATTGCCAGGCGGGGCTGCTCTCTCAGCGCCAGCCAGAATAGCCTCTGCCCTCTCTCTATTCCCACCTCCGCTCCACCTGTCCCCCCTCGCTACAACTCCAGCCCACACCTCCCTAAACTCCCACCAAAGACATACAAAAGGGAGCCGCTACAGGCACCAGTACAAAGCCTCTCATTGGTGGAGAACACCGACAGCAGCCACTGA